The genomic stretch CCTTGTAAGGGATTGACATATAGGTGCCATGCTGAATCTCCTTATAGTCGCTGGAACCGTTATAGCCTACAAAAAACTGATCCGCCCATTTTACGTCCGTAAACCCAACCTCAACTTGTCCTCCGATTGACTTGTAGGCATCGTTGAAGCGCCGGGCCCGTACGTAGTCATACCGGCCATTGGGTAGAATATTTCTGACAAATTTCCCCCATACTTCGTAATCGTTATCCGAGTGATTGTAGAATCCCGATGCTTTGACGGTAAACCCACTTTTCGCATTCCGATGTGTACCGCTAATGGTAGCCTGAAGCGTATTAAACGAGCCGTACGAAACCGAAGCGGTCAGGTTGTTGCCCATTCCTTTTTTCAGGATCACATTGATCGCTCCTCCCAAGGCATCGTCGGATAGATGGGCAGGAATTACCCCCTTATATACTTCGATGCGCTCGATAAGAGCCGGGGGTATACTATTTAAGCTAAAGGACGCACCGTAGGTAGAAATAGGGATACCGTCTATGAATATACGTACTGACTCGCCCGACATTCCATTCAGGTTATAACTGACCGATGAGCCCAATCCGCCATTCTGCCGAACTCGTACGCCAACGGTTCTGTCCAGCAGTTCGTTGGTTTGAAAATTTCGGTTGGCTACTTCCTTTGTCTCGATGACATTGACCGCGAAACCCTGCGTTTCGATCTCTTTTTTTTCGGTCTTGTGTTTGACCTGCACTTCGGCCAGATCGAAAATTGCCTTGTTGACCAGAACCGGCAGACTATGGACCGGCTTGTGGACGTGTAGTTTTACACTTTTCGGCTGAATCTCGACGGACGTTATTGAGATCTCCTGATGACCATACGGAACGTTTTTAAGTTCGAAATGCCCCCGCTCATCGGACAAAGTGGCTATGCTGGTGTTTTTGATGCGTACCGTAACGTGGGCTACACCGGTGTCACCTTCAACATGAACATTTCCTCTTAATGTAGCAAAACGAACACCGTCCGTTTGCGCAAAGACACAACAACTAATGAGTAGACAGGTCAGTAAGTAGTAGTATTTCATTCGAAGAGAATTGACCCTCTGCCATTAATTTAGACAAAGACTAAATTAGATCTGAGAACGAAGGTATTAAAATGGGATTAAAATAGGCTTTAATACTGTTAAATTTTATAAATTTTGTTTATATAGTTTAATTTAAGTAGACAAACGGAAAGATTGATAGATAATCAGACTCATTTACTTATGGGATATAGCTTTGGAAAGTGACGTATTGACCACTATGTATCGCTTGACGCACATACAATTGACAGAGACAGTTCGAAAGCGTTTACATGCAAGCACACCTTGCGACTGAAACCTCTGACCTCACCAGCCTACAACACCTACCCCCTCAATAGGATATTCTTTTGCTTAACAGTAGCTAGTAGCTTTATCACTAATTTAACAGCCCTAAACCTTGACTAAATCCCGGTAGCGTTGGCCTTAACCGACGAACACGTTTTTGCACGATCCATGAACACCCGCTCCATTCTCGTTGTCTTCACCTTACTGCTGATAACAGTCAGACAACTAATCGCCCAGTCGCCGGGTGATACGCTCATCAATGGCGATTTGCTACCGAACGCTCCTGAACTGGCTGCCCGAGGGAGCTACAAAGTTGGAGTGCGGACGATCAAACTGGTTCACCCAGCCCAGGTTGATGTACTCCACGGAAACGCAGGTAAACATCCACTCTATGACCGCCCGTTGACGGTTGAACTATGGTATCCAGCGCGGGTGCCGGGTGATAAACAGCCGACCGTTACCTACGAGTCCACCCTGGGCCGGTCCAATGATCCGAAACGACCACTTGTTCCGTTCACTTTCCAGGGTCGGGCCGCTCGCGATGCGCAGCCGGACCCCAGCGGGGGCGCTTATCCGCTGGTGATTGTGTCGCACGGCTACCCCGGCTCGCGGTTACTGTTGACTTATCTAACCGAAAATTTGGCTTCCAAAGGCTACGTCGTTGCGGCCATCGATCATACCGAATCAACCTACGGCGATTTGGCGGCCTTTCCCAGCACATTGCTGAACCGTGCTCTCGACGACAAGTTTGTGCTTGACGAGATGGCCCGGCTAGCGGGCAAAACCAGCAAGAGTTTTCTGTCGGGCTTGCTCAACGCCGATAATACAGCGTTGATTGGGTACTCGATGGGTGGATATGGTGTACTAAACGCAGCCGGAGCCGGGTACAGTCCACAGGCATTGAAGCTATTCGGGCAGATGAGCGGAGGCAGTACGGCGCTGGAGGTTCGTACGCAGGCTTCACCCGCTTACAAAGCGTCGCTGGACCCTCGCATCAAGGCTGTCGTTGCGTTTGCCCCCTGGGGTATGGAACGTGGGGTTTGGGATGCCGACGGTCTGGCGGGTTTAAGGCTGCCTACCCTGCTGGTAGCTGGCAGCAAAGATGATGTATCTGGGTACGAAAAAGGCGTCAAAGCGATTTACGATGGTGCTGTCAACGCAGACCGGTACATGCTGACCTACATCAACGCCCGGCATAATGTAGCGCCTAATCCGCCCCCATCAGCCTCGATGCGACCCGGCGTGTCAGCGGATGAATACATGCATTATGCCGAGCCAGCCTGGAACGAGCGTCGGATCAATAACATCAATCAGCATTTCGTAACGGCTTTTCTGGGTATTCACCTCAAGGGTATGGACTATAAGAAGTATTTGGATCTACCAGAAGGCGACACGGCTGAGGGATGGACCGGTTTTAAACCTCGTATGGCCGTAGGGCTAGAAATGCGTCATGCCAAACCGTAGTACTACGTTCGTCTGGGCAGTACGTTATGAACGATTTTTCAATAAGATTTCTGTCATTCCGACGCAGGAGGAATCTTCGGGTAGAGTTTGTTTTATTGAATAATTCAAAGGTTCCTCCTGCGTCGGAATGGCAAAAAGGCACCGATCAATGCTTGATTTTAAAAAGTTTAGACAGCTTCTTAAAACTAGATGCGGGCCGGTCTGGATGACAGGAAATACCCAGCTGATAGCGCATACAGACTAGGCAACTTAGCGAACGTCAAAAGAAAACGGCCGGTAATATCGTTTAAGGGTGTAAAAAGCACCTATCGCGTTCAATCATGGCTAATCAGCCCAACTGGCTTCATAAATTAGGGAATTTACTCGTGCCCCCCAGCCAGAGTCAAACCACCCCTGTTGCTACGGTGACAAACAAGCGAATTCTGGACGAGTTGGTAACGTCGTTTGAGGACTCCATCGGTCGGGAATCGGTTGGGGCCAGTA from Spirosoma oryzicola encodes the following:
- a CDS encoding alpha/beta hydrolase family protein, with protein sequence MNTRSILVVFTLLLITVRQLIAQSPGDTLINGDLLPNAPELAARGSYKVGVRTIKLVHPAQVDVLHGNAGKHPLYDRPLTVELWYPARVPGDKQPTVTYESTLGRSNDPKRPLVPFTFQGRAARDAQPDPSGGAYPLVIVSHGYPGSRLLLTYLTENLASKGYVVAAIDHTESTYGDLAAFPSTLLNRALDDKFVLDEMARLAGKTSKSFLSGLLNADNTALIGYSMGGYGVLNAAGAGYSPQALKLFGQMSGGSTALEVRTQASPAYKASLDPRIKAVVAFAPWGMERGVWDADGLAGLRLPTLLVAGSKDDVSGYEKGVKAIYDGAVNADRYMLTYINARHNVAPNPPPSASMRPGVSADEYMHYAEPAWNERRINNINQHFVTAFLGIHLKGMDYKKYLDLPEGDTAEGWTGFKPRMAVGLEMRHAKP